From the genome of Ignavibacteriales bacterium, one region includes:
- a CDS encoding glycoside hydrolase family 88 protein: MKKTLFVLWIISSSLFAQDTKLDPLQIAKRIADRVIRETSFEFTEIEQKPSFDLQVIDFPKAFNDRNTANVYAFAKIIATEKINLMFGISYSEPFKIWINNQLVFQNSRHTKFRFNEIAYEMFTYQDTFSVSLNKGENRIIVYSPKTKNSIIYLREITAAEKKPIAKFEPIHQEKKFTWSWCYLVKSKMGSSKIINNYPSKLLLDSLYDEKTFKNYDCIIPKPALLKKLAINPLNTFKKDSYADWNYPNGILMMTVATLSDATDDLRYKEFVNEYCNFIIDNLTQFKKQYYKDHDLRGSFYRIFRKCMLDDAGSPSLPFAELELIDKTKRYDALLNEMVNYVYKEQPRLSDGTLCRPEPEKWTVWADDLFMSVPLFVRAARINHNKKYLDDAAKQVINFNKYLFDAEKGLYKHGWFSQSNEKSKIFWGRANGWVIWATSELIQNLPKNHPLFKQVEKIFTNHLRGLIKFQDESGMWHQILDDKSSFEETSCTSMFIIGFSRAIINGMIDKKYSANVMKAWNALQNNFSQDGIVKDICCGTGIGYTSEFYKTRDRYNNDPRGLGAVITSAIEVDRLEKYLRTNK, encoded by the coding sequence ATGAAGAAAACATTATTCGTTTTGTGGATTATTAGCAGCAGCCTATTTGCACAGGACACAAAGTTAGATCCTTTGCAAATTGCAAAAAGAATAGCTGATAGAGTAATTAGAGAGACTTCTTTTGAATTCACGGAAATTGAACAAAAACCTTCATTTGATCTTCAGGTGATTGATTTTCCAAAAGCATTTAATGACCGGAACACGGCAAATGTTTATGCGTTCGCAAAAATTATTGCAACTGAAAAAATAAATTTGATGTTCGGTATTAGCTATTCCGAACCATTTAAAATATGGATCAATAATCAATTAGTCTTCCAAAATTCAAGACATACAAAGTTCCGTTTCAATGAAATTGCTTACGAGATGTTCACTTATCAAGATACTTTTTCGGTTAGTCTTAACAAAGGTGAAAACAGAATTATTGTTTACTCGCCAAAAACTAAAAATTCAATTATATATTTAAGAGAAATAACAGCTGCCGAGAAGAAACCAATAGCTAAATTCGAACCCATACATCAGGAAAAGAAATTTACATGGTCTTGGTGCTACTTGGTGAAATCAAAAATGGGTTCTTCCAAGATCATCAACAATTACCCAAGCAAGCTTTTACTTGATAGTCTTTATGACGAAAAAACATTTAAGAATTATGATTGTATTATTCCAAAACCCGCTTTATTGAAAAAACTTGCAATTAATCCTCTCAATACATTTAAGAAAGATTCTTATGCAGATTGGAATTACCCGAATGGAATATTAATGATGACGGTAGCAACTCTATCTGATGCAACAGACGACTTGCGTTATAAAGAATTCGTAAATGAGTATTGTAATTTCATCATTGATAACTTAACTCAGTTCAAAAAACAATATTACAAAGATCATGATCTCCGTGGGAGTTTCTACCGCATATTCCGGAAATGTATGCTTGATGATGCCGGTTCACCATCTCTTCCGTTTGCTGAACTTGAATTAATTGATAAAACTAAGAGATATGATGCGCTTCTAAATGAGATGGTTAATTACGTTTACAAAGAGCAGCCAAGATTGAGCGATGGAACTTTATGCCGTCCCGAGCCAGAAAAATGGACCGTATGGGCAGACGATCTTTTTATGTCGGTTCCGCTCTTTGTAAGAGCCGCCAGGATAAATCATAATAAAAAATACCTTGACGATGCCGCTAAACAAGTAATTAATTTTAATAAATATCTTTTTGATGCTGAGAAAGGTTTGTATAAGCACGGCTGGTTCAGCCAGTCTAATGAAAAATCAAAAATATTTTGGGGAAGAGCTAACGGATGGGTTATATGGGCAACCTCGGAACTAATACAGAATTTGCCAAAGAATCATCCTTTATTTAAACAAGTTGAGAAAATATTCACAAACCATTTAAGAGGATTAATAAAATTTCAAGATGAATCAGGAATGTGGCACCAAATTCTAGATGATAAAAGCTCGTTCGAAGAAACATCATGCACATCAATGTTTATCATTGGTTTCTCCCGGGCAATTATAAATGGAATGATTGATAAAAAATATTCAGCTAATGTTATGAAGGCCTGGAACGCTTTGCAAAACAATTTCAGCCAAGACGGAATAGTTAAAGATATTTGCTGCGGAACCGGAATAGGATATACATCAGAGTTTTATAAAACAAGAGACAGGTACAATAACGATCCGCGTGGACTTGGAGCAGTTATTACATCGGCAATCGAAGTTGATAGGCTGGAAAAATATCTACGGACCAATAAATAA
- a CDS encoding glucosamine-6-phosphate deaminase: protein METGVLRSFTAEKLNAVVAENRTALGKLSAQHVSRLINDLLLRKEEIRIVFAAAPSQNEFLKELCNDKLIDWSKIVAFHMDEYIGLPENSDKLFSVYLNEHIFSKVKFKSVHLINSRERNTAKECKRYEALIREKPIDIVLMGIGENGHVAFNDPPVADFNDKTFMKVVELEEKCKAQQVNDAGFKSIDEVPKTAYTLTVPALLSAKYLNIVVPGIRKAEAVKNTMKSEISTKCPATILRTHSNSILFLDAESASLLE, encoded by the coding sequence ATGGAAACAGGTGTATTAAGATCTTTTACGGCAGAAAAGTTGAATGCAGTTGTAGCGGAGAACAGAACGGCGCTTGGAAAATTATCGGCTCAACATGTTAGCAGACTAATTAACGATTTACTATTGAGAAAAGAGGAAATACGAATTGTATTTGCTGCAGCTCCTTCGCAGAATGAATTTTTAAAAGAGCTTTGTAATGACAAATTAATTGACTGGTCAAAAATCGTCGCATTTCATATGGATGAATATATCGGACTGCCTGAAAATTCTGATAAATTATTCAGCGTTTATCTAAATGAGCATATCTTTTCAAAAGTTAAATTCAAGTCCGTTCATTTAATAAATTCTCGGGAAAGGAATACGGCTAAAGAATGCAAAAGATATGAAGCATTAATACGGGAAAAGCCGATTGACATAGTTCTAATGGGTATAGGTGAAAACGGACACGTTGCATTTAATGACCCACCGGTTGCGGATTTTAATGACAAAACTTTTATGAAGGTTGTTGAGCTTGAAGAAAAATGCAAAGCACAGCAAGTAAATGATGCCGGATTCAAAAGTATCGACGAAGTTCCAAAAACAGCATATACCTTAACGGTACCGGCATTACTTTCTGCCAAATATTTAAATATAGTTGTTCCCGGAATCAGAAAAGCTGAAGCAGTGAAGAATACAATGAAATCAGAAATCTCAACAAAATGTCCAGCGACAATTTTAAGAACGCATTCTAATTCTATTTTATTTCTCGATGCTGAATCGGCATCGCTCTTAGAATAG
- a CDS encoding oligogalacturonate lyase family protein gives MKNSIIVSILILFSFSPTANIAQQNGIGKIWLSEKKTWIDDSTKYEITQWTTTGKNWHLYFNVESFIDENDAIIYSDRAGAINLFKLNLGNGTITQLTDNTTDVSGAAWHYPKLKQIWYEVDNSIRVLNYETLKNKLVIKNSSADLKSFTVTCDAKYLVFSVNKNPGYSSNNSTGPYAIMRFDLVTGDVKQISPDYGINISHLQASPTNPKIISYAWQHQYRKGGPGTVGNVPIRFFWINIDGTDGGPVGPQEFGIHRTHEFWFYDGSRFGYSARYMFGPNKGRQFLGSCKPDGSDNFMFEVPVGPAHSQVFKDNKHWVADQNNGMILTMWTFNRDKIIKEEKLFRHDSSWGEQPTHPHPHFSPDGKYIMLSTDKTGTPQVYTVKVNLRDDK, from the coding sequence ATGAAAAACTCAATTATAGTAAGCATCTTGATTTTATTTTCTTTTTCTCCGACAGCGAACATTGCACAGCAAAATGGGATCGGAAAAATCTGGCTGAGTGAAAAGAAAACGTGGATTGATGATTCAACCAAATATGAAATAACACAATGGACAACTACTGGGAAAAACTGGCATCTTTATTTTAATGTAGAATCATTCATTGATGAAAATGATGCAATTATTTATTCAGACAGAGCCGGTGCGATTAATTTATTCAAGCTGAATCTTGGCAATGGTACTATTACGCAATTAACAGATAATACTACCGATGTTAGCGGAGCGGCATGGCATTACCCTAAATTAAAACAGATTTGGTACGAGGTTGATAATTCGATCCGTGTGTTAAACTATGAAACTCTCAAGAATAAACTTGTCATTAAAAATTCTTCAGCCGATTTAAAATCATTTACGGTTACATGCGATGCAAAATATTTGGTTTTTTCAGTAAACAAAAATCCAGGTTATAGCAGTAACAATAGTACGGGTCCATATGCTATAATGAGGTTTGATCTGGTGACGGGAGATGTAAAACAAATCTCACCTGATTACGGAATCAATATTAGCCATCTGCAAGCATCTCCGACAAATCCCAAAATCATATCATATGCCTGGCAGCATCAGTATAGAAAAGGTGGTCCGGGAACTGTTGGAAATGTACCGATAAGATTTTTTTGGATAAATATTGACGGGACTGACGGGGGACCAGTTGGACCGCAGGAATTCGGAATTCATCGAACACATGAATTTTGGTTTTATGATGGATCAAGGTTCGGATATTCCGCACGTTATATGTTCGGACCAAATAAAGGAAGACAGTTTCTTGGTTCTTGCAAGCCTGACGGCAGCGACAATTTTATGTTTGAGGTTCCGGTTGGCCCGGCTCACTCGCAAGTTTTCAAAGATAATAAACATTGGGTGGCTGATCAAAACAACGGAATGATATTAACAATGTGGACCTTTAACAGAGATAAAATAATAAAGGAAGAAAAATTATTTCGGCATGATTCATCTTGGGGTGAACAGCCGACACATCCGCACCCTCATTTCAGCCCGGATGGAAAATATATTATGTTAAGCACAGATAAAACCGGCACACCTCAAGTATATACTGTGAAAGTAAATTTGCGGGACGATAAATAA
- a CDS encoding glycosyl hydrolase family 28 protein codes for MNLDRSKFFALCSFIFIINLSAQTTREIFVKDFGAKGDGVSLDTKAIQNAIDKCAEEGGTVFFSPGKYLTGSLVLKSNVDIYLVNGAIILGSTNLNDYIEHQPELRSYNDAFLKYSLFYAEKVKNISIRGEGIIDGQGGSFKVTTKVKPDRYKNRPFIIRFVECEQVRIENLTLQNSAMWMQQYLACNDLVIRGIKVFNHANQNNDMIDIDGCSNVIISDCIGDTDDDGIVLKSTSPHITENVVINNCIVSSHCNALKLGTESTGGFRNIAVSNIIIKPSRVKKTIFGSPTGNGGINLSTVDGGILEGVVISNINIDGPDVPIFLRLGNRARKYSESASPAGVGEFRNVSIGNVIATNIKSFGCSVTGIPNHYIENVMLNNITIVFNGGVKKEDYKTEIPELEENYPEGTMWGNLPAYGFYFRHVRGIKLINVNISFKETDQRPAIIFDDSKDVAINQLDAMVNGEANNLIGLTRSQDVFIENSVSKGSAKHFVSVSDSVSKNIFLNGNDLRNFERPFSQKVKGQVKLLNSIN; via the coding sequence ATGAATTTAGATCGGAGTAAATTTTTTGCTCTCTGCAGTTTTATTTTTATTATCAATTTGTCTGCACAAACCACGCGTGAAATATTTGTTAAAGATTTTGGCGCTAAAGGGGACGGTGTTTCTTTAGACACAAAAGCGATTCAGAATGCAATTGATAAGTGCGCCGAGGAAGGAGGAACTGTATTCTTTTCACCTGGTAAATACTTAACCGGTTCATTGGTGTTGAAAAGTAATGTAGATATATACCTCGTAAACGGCGCGATAATTCTTGGCAGCACTAATCTAAATGATTATATCGAACATCAGCCGGAACTTCGATCATACAACGATGCTTTTCTAAAATACAGTTTATTCTATGCAGAGAAAGTAAAAAATATTTCGATTCGGGGCGAAGGGATAATTGACGGGCAAGGCGGCTCATTCAAAGTAACCACAAAAGTAAAGCCCGACCGCTATAAAAACAGACCATTCATCATCAGATTTGTAGAATGCGAACAAGTTAGGATTGAAAATCTAACGCTTCAAAACTCAGCAATGTGGATGCAGCAATATCTTGCATGTAACGACTTGGTAATTAGAGGTATAAAAGTTTTCAATCATGCAAATCAAAATAACGATATGATAGACATTGACGGATGCAGCAACGTTATTATTTCCGATTGCATTGGCGATACAGATGACGATGGAATTGTTTTAAAGAGTACATCTCCGCATATTACCGAAAATGTTGTAATCAATAATTGTATTGTCAGCAGTCACTGTAATGCTCTTAAATTAGGGACAGAATCAACAGGTGGTTTCAGAAACATTGCTGTATCGAATATTATTATAAAACCATCGAGGGTTAAAAAAACTATTTTCGGTTCACCTACAGGAAACGGTGGGATAAACTTATCAACTGTTGACGGTGGAATTCTGGAAGGAGTAGTAATTTCGAATATAAACATAGATGGACCGGATGTTCCAATATTTTTAAGGTTAGGAAATAGAGCACGTAAATATTCAGAAAGCGCTTCGCCTGCTGGTGTCGGGGAATTTAGAAATGTAAGCATCGGCAACGTAATTGCTACGAACATTAAAAGTTTCGGCTGTTCAGTTACAGGAATACCGAACCATTACATTGAAAACGTTATGCTTAATAACATTACAATTGTTTTTAATGGCGGTGTGAAAAAAGAAGATTATAAAACAGAAATTCCAGAATTAGAAGAAAATTATCCCGAAGGAACGATGTGGGGAAATCTTCCTGCTTACGGATTTTATTTTAGACATGTCCGCGGAATAAAACTTATTAACGTAAATATTTCTTTCAAGGAAACAGATCAACGTCCCGCCATAATATTTGATGATTCAAAAGATGTAGCAATTAATCAATTGGACGCAATGGTAAACGGTGAAGCAAATAATTTGATCGGTCTTACCAGAAGTCAAGATGTTTTTATAGAAAATTCGGTTTCAAAAGGTTCTGCAAAACATTTTGTATCTGTATCTGATTCTGTTTCAAAAAATATTTTCTTGAATGGTAACGATCTAAGAAACTTCGAGAGACCTTTCTCCCAAAAGGTGAAAGGGCAAGTAAAATTATTAAATAGTATTAATTAG
- a CDS encoding HDOD domain-containing protein, translated as MISIENIINKINTLPTLPTVYSKLTEAIEDPNNTVDQISKIISADQASVFKILKVVNSPFYGFRGKIDTISQAIFYLGFNEVRNIVLALSVINMFSKESALRDYSPVDLWSHSIGVGILARAIGASVNEKNLENYFVAGIFHDIGKLIFMEYAPEEYQKVFDLLKVRKITISDAETEVFGADHSIAGSLLAEKWKLPPSIQKTVRYHHILNGNELNNILLGSIYIADIYANAMELGFDGSSIISQPNNVVWNTVKLKPGYIKSISKKLREDYNHTIKIILVD; from the coding sequence ATGATTTCCATTGAAAACATAATAAATAAAATTAATACACTTCCAACGCTGCCCACAGTATACTCTAAATTAACTGAAGCAATCGAAGATCCGAATAATACTGTTGACCAAATCTCAAAAATTATTTCGGCGGATCAGGCCTCGGTATTCAAAATATTAAAAGTTGTTAACTCACCATTTTACGGGTTCCGCGGAAAAATTGATACGATCTCGCAAGCGATTTTCTATCTAGGCTTTAACGAAGTGCGAAACATTGTACTGGCTCTTTCGGTTATAAATATGTTTTCGAAGGAATCTGCACTAAGAGATTATAGTCCGGTGGATTTATGGTCTCATTCAATCGGAGTTGGAATATTGGCAAGAGCTATTGGCGCATCGGTTAACGAAAAGAATTTGGAAAATTATTTTGTCGCCGGAATTTTTCATGATATCGGCAAATTAATTTTTATGGAATATGCCCCAGAAGAATATCAAAAAGTGTTTGATTTATTGAAAGTAAGGAAAATCACTATATCAGACGCAGAAACGGAAGTATTCGGAGCTGATCACTCCATAGCCGGTTCTCTTCTGGCGGAAAAATGGAAACTCCCTCCTTCAATTCAAAAAACAGTACGGTATCATCACATTCTGAACGGGAATGAACTGAATAATATTCTTCTGGGTTCAATTTATATAGCGGATATATATGCTAACGCTATGGAATTGGGCTTCGATGGAAGCTCTATTATATCTCAACCAAATAATGTAGTCTGGAACACAGTCAAACTTAAACCGGGTTACATAAAATCAATAAGCAAAAAATTGAGGGAAGACTATAATCACACAATTAAGATTATACTAGTAGATTAA
- a CDS encoding ATP-binding protein — MNNASGNIVLEEELNRISKFYYSTFEKRSRFEVIDAGLKIYKDYFDCTNISLFMLNKNTFDFNHFASLKHNEETATILFERLSDKGGITACLEAGSATFYSLEDHNFNYQYLYIIPLIGTFGVLGITIIELKENHPIDDVQNLFVTNYSNIFSLILENHNMIVELQTEKEKAEERKQLSQTVNVQSTKDLKNILDRVQVGIMLVNVSNKKIVDVNEMASTMIGSSKEFLIDQEITKYLYSLGPQNRSNEFIDNQEGLLKKENGTLVSVLRKSSRVEINNEEFYLESFIDITHRKKMEDELQKSHFKLEQRVEERTNDLRKINIELNQEIDKRIEAEFRLVISKEKAEESNRIKTALLANMSHEFRTPLISILGFSEVLAMELEDAEQKEMTKDIMSAGQRLLKTLDGVLHLSQLQTNTYPVNFVQIEITGLIKEISERFITKFQEKNLAFKINIKSEQIYLIIDPDLLSIALNNILDNALKYTEYGEIVLNLEIKSIDENKIVSISISDTGMGVAENDYEVIFEEFRQTDEGYKRNYEGCGLGLTLAKRMIELIDGTIQLESYIGKGSTFTILFTT; from the coding sequence ATGAATAATGCATCCGGAAATATTGTTCTTGAGGAAGAATTAAACAGAATTTCAAAATTCTATTATTCTACGTTCGAAAAAAGATCCAGATTCGAAGTGATTGATGCCGGTCTGAAAATTTACAAAGATTATTTTGACTGCACCAATATCTCTTTGTTTATGCTCAATAAGAATACATTTGATTTCAATCATTTTGCATCATTAAAACATAATGAGGAAACTGCTACTATTCTTTTCGAAAGACTGAGCGACAAAGGGGGAATTACGGCATGCCTCGAAGCAGGATCTGCAACTTTCTATTCGTTGGAAGATCACAATTTCAACTATCAGTATCTCTATATAATACCATTGATCGGAACGTTCGGTGTACTTGGAATAACAATAATTGAACTGAAAGAAAATCATCCTATTGATGACGTGCAAAATCTTTTCGTTACTAATTATTCAAACATCTTCTCTCTCATTCTCGAAAATCACAACATGATAGTTGAACTGCAGACGGAAAAAGAGAAAGCCGAGGAGCGCAAACAGTTAAGTCAAACGGTAAATGTTCAAAGCACGAAGGATTTGAAAAATATATTGGATAGAGTTCAAGTTGGTATCATGCTCGTAAACGTTTCGAACAAAAAGATAGTTGATGTGAATGAAATGGCATCAACCATGATCGGATCGAGTAAAGAATTTCTTATTGACCAAGAAATTACTAAATATTTGTACTCGCTGGGTCCGCAAAATAGATCGAACGAATTTATAGATAACCAGGAAGGATTGCTTAAGAAAGAAAATGGGACTCTCGTTTCGGTTCTACGAAAAAGTTCAAGGGTAGAAATTAATAACGAAGAATTTTATCTGGAAAGTTTCATTGATATAACTCACCGAAAGAAAATGGAAGATGAACTTCAAAAATCTCATTTCAAACTGGAGCAACGAGTTGAAGAAAGGACCAATGATCTTCGCAAAATAAATATTGAGCTCAATCAGGAAATTGATAAAAGGATTGAAGCCGAGTTCCGGCTGGTTATCTCTAAAGAAAAAGCGGAAGAATCAAATAGAATAAAGACTGCATTGCTGGCAAATATGAGCCATGAGTTTAGAACTCCTCTAATAAGCATACTGGGGTTCTCTGAAGTTTTAGCTATGGAACTTGAAGACGCTGAACAAAAAGAGATGACTAAAGATATTATGAGTGCCGGTCAAAGATTATTAAAAACTTTGGACGGTGTACTTCATCTTTCTCAATTACAAACCAACACTTATCCCGTCAATTTTGTTCAGATAGAAATAACGGGATTGATAAAAGAAATTTCCGAAAGATTCATCACCAAATTCCAGGAGAAGAATTTAGCATTTAAGATCAATATAAAATCGGAGCAAATTTATCTTATTATAGATCCGGATCTCTTATCTATCGCATTAAATAATATTTTAGATAATGCGTTAAAATATACAGAGTATGGAGAAATCGTTCTAAACTTGGAAATAAAATCTATTGATGAGAACAAGATTGTGTCGATCTCAATATCGGATACCGGTATGGGCGTAGCCGAGAATGACTATGAGGTCATATTTGAAGAATTCAGGCAAACAGATGAAGGTTACAAAAGAAACTATGAAGGATGCGGGTTAGGTTTGACGCTCGCTAAAAGAATGATCGAATTAATCGACGGAACAATTCAATTAGAAAGCTACATTGGCAAGGGCTCTACATTTACAATTCTGTTCACTACTTAA